A region of Candidatus Dependentiae bacterium DNA encodes the following proteins:
- a CDS encoding SRPBCC family protein, with the protein MTNNMPTVETQMLIRKPISIVFQSFIDPAITTKFWFTKSSGQLEVGKTVTWEWEMYNVSSGIQVKEIIPNKKITIEWDDPTTTVDFEFTALTDNSTYVVIKNYGFSQTGDDLIEIIKNNTGGFTTVLDGLKAYLEFGIELNLIGDKFPHLGQK; encoded by the coding sequence CATGCCGACAGTAGAAACACAAATGTTAATCAGAAAACCTATATCAATCGTTTTTCAATCTTTTATTGACCCAGCTATTACAACGAAATTTTGGTTTACTAAATCAAGTGGACAATTAGAAGTTGGCAAGACAGTCACTTGGGAATGGGAAATGTATAATGTTTCAAGTGGAATACAGGTAAAGGAAATTATACCAAATAAAAAAATTACTATTGAATGGGATGACCCAACAACAACGGTTGACTTTGAGTTTACAGCATTAACAGATAACTCAACTTATGTCGTTATTAAAAACTACGGTTTTAGCCAAACAGGTGACGACTTAATCGAGATAATTAAAAACAATACGGGTGGCTTTACTACCGTTTTAGATGGACTAAAAGCTTATCTAGAATTTGGGATTGAACTTAACTTAATAGGAGATAAATTTCCTCATTTA